In Paenibacillus kyungheensis, the following are encoded in one genomic region:
- the purN gene encoding phosphoribosylglycinamide formyltransferase — protein MKPFRIAVFASGEGTNFQAMVDAWQDGYFGEPDATTIELLVSDKPQAPVVQRAIQAGVDTYVFHPKEYSSREQYELEIVAELQRREIDLIVLAGYMRLLTPTIVDPYMGRMINVHPSLLPAFPGKDALGQALSYGVKVTGITVHFVDNGMDTGPIIAQQSIEVQQQDTAETLAERIHDIERKLYPLVVAQIAKGKVTLEGRQVIVEA, from the coding sequence ATGAAGCCTTTTCGAATTGCTGTGTTCGCTTCAGGCGAAGGCACTAATTTTCAAGCAATGGTCGATGCATGGCAAGATGGATATTTCGGTGAACCAGATGCGACTACGATCGAATTGTTAGTATCTGATAAGCCGCAGGCTCCTGTAGTTCAGCGTGCGATTCAGGCAGGTGTAGATACGTATGTATTTCATCCCAAAGAATATAGCAGTCGTGAACAATATGAACTGGAAATCGTAGCAGAATTGCAACGCCGCGAGATTGATCTGATTGTGTTAGCAGGATATATGCGCCTACTTACGCCAACCATTGTAGATCCATATATGGGTCGGATGATTAATGTACATCCATCATTGTTGCCTGCTTTTCCTGGAAAAGATGCGTTAGGTCAGGCGTTATCTTATGGTGTGAAAGTAACTGGAATTACTGTTCATTTTGTCGATAATGGTATGGATACAGGGCCGATTATTGCGCAACAATCGATCGAAGTACAGCAACAAGATACAGCAGAGACATTAGCAGAACGGATCCATGATATTGAACGGAAATTGTATCCGCTGGTTGTAGCTCAGATTGCTAAAGGCAAAGTAACACTTGAAGGACGACAGGTGATTGTGGAAGCTTAA
- the purH gene encoding bifunctional phosphoribosylaminoimidazolecarboxamide formyltransferase/IMP cyclohydrolase → MSIKRALVSVSDKAGVVDFCRELSQLGVEIISTGGTKNLLAEAGVPVIGISDVTGFPEILDGRVKTLHPAVHSGLLAVRDSAEHQQQMKDLELGYIDLVVVNLYPFQETISKPDVAYEDAIENIDIGGPTMLRSAAKNHAFVSVVVDSSDYAKVLEEVRAEGDTTLDTRKRLAAKVFRHTAAYDALISDYLCEVLGDPLPERYTVTYEKIQDLRYGENPHQAAAFYRKPMAPAGTLTTAEQLHGKELSYNNINDANAALQIVKEFTEPAVVAVKHMNPCGVGVGETIAEAYNKAYNADPTSIFGGIVAANRTIDAATAQPLSEIFLEIVLAPDFTPEALEILTKKKNIRLLKMGELTSSEERTAQHVVTTIEGGMVVQESDVHSITTDDLKVVTDRSPSGEELKQLLFGWKVVKHVKSNAIVLAADDMTVGVGAGQMNRVGAAKIAIEQAGDKANGAILASDAFFPMGDTVELAAKAGIKAIIQPGGSIKDEESIKMANEYGIAMVFTGVRHFKH, encoded by the coding sequence ATGAGTATCAAAAGAGCGCTAGTAAGCGTGTCCGACAAAGCAGGTGTGGTTGATTTTTGCCGCGAGTTGTCTCAATTGGGTGTAGAAATTATTTCGACTGGTGGTACTAAAAATCTGCTTGCTGAAGCAGGTGTACCGGTTATTGGCATTTCAGATGTTACTGGATTTCCAGAAATTCTAGATGGTCGTGTCAAAACGTTACATCCGGCAGTACATAGTGGTCTGTTGGCGGTTCGAGATAGCGCAGAACACCAGCAACAAATGAAAGATTTGGAACTCGGATATATCGACCTTGTCGTTGTTAATTTATATCCTTTCCAGGAAACGATCTCCAAACCAGACGTTGCATATGAAGATGCAATCGAAAATATTGATATCGGTGGGCCGACAATGCTACGCAGTGCAGCTAAAAATCATGCATTTGTTAGTGTAGTCGTTGATTCTAGCGATTATGCCAAAGTATTAGAAGAAGTACGTGCAGAAGGCGATACGACACTGGATACACGTAAACGTCTAGCGGCTAAAGTATTCCGTCATACAGCGGCTTACGATGCATTGATTTCTGATTACTTATGTGAAGTTTTGGGTGATCCTTTGCCAGAGCGTTATACGGTCACTTATGAGAAAATTCAAGATCTTCGTTATGGTGAAAATCCGCATCAAGCGGCGGCATTTTATCGTAAACCAATGGCTCCAGCAGGTACATTAACAACGGCTGAACAATTACATGGTAAAGAACTATCTTATAACAATATCAACGATGCAAATGCGGCTTTGCAAATTGTAAAAGAATTTACAGAGCCTGCTGTTGTGGCTGTCAAACATATGAACCCTTGCGGAGTCGGTGTAGGCGAGACGATTGCTGAAGCATATAACAAAGCATACAATGCAGATCCAACCTCTATTTTCGGTGGAATTGTAGCAGCAAATCGTACAATCGATGCAGCAACAGCGCAACCTTTAAGCGAAATTTTCTTAGAGATCGTATTAGCACCTGACTTTACACCTGAAGCGTTAGAAATTTTGACGAAAAAGAAAAATATTCGTTTGCTTAAAATGGGTGAACTGACTTCATCGGAAGAACGTACAGCACAGCATGTGGTGACTACGATTGAAGGCGGTATGGTTGTACAAGAAAGCGATGTACATTCGATTACAACAGACGATCTAAAAGTCGTGACTGACCGCTCTCCTTCTGGCGAAGAATTAAAACAATTGTTATTCGGATGGAAAGTCGTCAAACATGTAAAATCCAATGCAATCGTACTAGCAGCCGATGATATGACTGTAGGTGTAGGTGCAGGGCAGATGAATCGTGTCGGAGCAGCCAAAATTGCAATCGAACAAGCAGGGGACAAAGCAAACGGAGCGATTTTGGCATCAGATGCCTTTTTCCCAATGGGCGATACGGTTGAATTAGCAGCCAAAGCAGGGATCAAAGCTATTATTCAACCGGGCGGATCAATCAAAGATGAAGAATCGATCAAAATGGCAAATGAATACGGAATCGCTATGGTATTCACAGGCGTACGTCATTTCAAACACTAA
- the purD gene encoding phosphoribosylamine--glycine ligase gives MDILVVGGGGREHAIIWSLAKSAKADKIYCAPGNAGIAQLAECVPIQVNEFEKLADFATEKKVGLVVIGPDDPLADGIVDVFENRQIPVYGPRKNAALIEGSKTFMKDLLHKYNIPTAAYAKFDDYESALTYLQQQSTPIVIKADGLAAGKGVTVAHDMDEAIDALQSIMQDKVFGEAGSKVVIEEFLAGQEMSILAFVDGETVRPMPAAQDHKPAYDNDLGPNTGGMGTYSPLPHIKQSIIDQAIETIIVPTAKAMVAEGRSFSGVLFAGLMISPDGTPKTIEFNARFGDPETQVVLPRLESDLLEIFLATVNGTLADIEIKWSEEAAVCVILASGGYPAAYAKGLPISGLQHTDEQALVFHAGTAQGQNSEVITNGGRVLGVVGLGADIASARTKAYEQAAKITFEGKHQRSDIAAKAMLEV, from the coding sequence ATGGATATTTTAGTTGTTGGTGGTGGCGGACGTGAGCATGCAATCATCTGGTCGCTTGCCAAAAGCGCAAAAGCAGACAAAATCTACTGTGCACCTGGTAATGCAGGGATTGCACAATTAGCAGAATGTGTTCCGATTCAAGTGAATGAATTTGAAAAGTTAGCTGATTTTGCGACTGAGAAAAAAGTAGGTTTGGTCGTGATCGGCCCGGATGATCCATTAGCTGATGGAATTGTCGATGTTTTTGAAAATCGTCAAATTCCAGTATACGGGCCTCGTAAGAATGCAGCACTTATCGAAGGTAGCAAAACATTTATGAAAGACTTGCTTCATAAATACAATATTCCAACTGCTGCGTATGCGAAGTTCGACGATTATGAGTCTGCACTCACCTATCTACAGCAACAATCTACACCTATCGTTATCAAAGCCGATGGACTTGCCGCAGGTAAAGGGGTAACTGTCGCTCATGATATGGATGAAGCAATCGATGCGTTACAGTCCATTATGCAAGATAAAGTATTTGGCGAAGCCGGTAGCAAAGTGGTTATCGAGGAATTTCTAGCCGGACAAGAAATGTCGATTTTGGCTTTTGTCGATGGAGAAACAGTTCGTCCCATGCCTGCTGCGCAAGATCACAAGCCAGCATACGATAATGATCTAGGTCCAAATACAGGTGGAATGGGAACCTATTCACCATTACCACATATCAAGCAAAGTATTATTGATCAAGCGATCGAGACAATTATTGTACCAACAGCTAAAGCGATGGTTGCTGAAGGACGTTCATTTAGCGGAGTATTATTTGCCGGGCTAATGATCTCACCAGATGGTACTCCAAAAACGATTGAATTTAACGCGCGCTTTGGTGATCCGGAGACGCAAGTGGTATTACCGCGTCTAGAAAGTGATTTACTTGAGATTTTTCTAGCGACAGTTAACGGTACACTTGCAGATATCGAGATCAAGTGGAGCGAGGAAGCCGCAGTATGTGTGATTTTGGCTTCAGGTGGGTATCCAGCGGCTTACGCTAAAGGATTGCCAATCAGCGGACTACAGCATACCGATGAACAAGCACTTGTTTTTCACGCAGGTACAGCGCAAGGTCAGAACAGTGAAGTGATTACGAATGGTGGACGTGTACTGGGTGTAGTTGGCTTAGGAGCAGATATCGCTTCAGCCCGCACCAAAGCGTATGAACAAGCCGCAAAAATTACATTTGAAGGTAAGCATCAACGTAGTGATATTGCAGCCAAAGCTATGTTAGAGGTATAA
- a CDS encoding RHS repeat domain-containing protein — MRKISTMIVLSMISMLLTAPLMYAAEYQYDDLGRVTSVTKDGKQTIYTYDQGGNLLSVTSNTNSKSLRQATNVLAGWTAYTTKGIKASYRTATEDVYAPIANMTPQSVVHNVYSDTTVASDVYHSSSSMMNTQWIDVSSKRTGGANIYRDIPVKAGQTYSYNGWVQSNNVKDAVVQVIINYYDKNNKLVRYNNILNLKQNSDWHTYGANLKAPAKAVKARVHLQIVLLKSKGTAQAGFADRTFEQTTQEDNR, encoded by the coding sequence ATGAGAAAGATTAGCACGATGATAGTACTCAGTATGATTAGCATGTTACTCACAGCTCCACTCATGTATGCAGCAGAGTATCAATACGATGATCTAGGTCGGGTCACATCAGTCACCAAAGATGGCAAGCAAACGATATATACGTATGATCAGGGTGGGAACTTGTTAAGTGTCACCTCCAATACTAATAGTAAATCGTTACGGCAAGCTACTAACGTTCTTGCAGGTTGGACAGCTTATACCACGAAAGGAATTAAAGCAAGTTATCGTACAGCAACAGAAGATGTATATGCACCTATAGCAAATATGACACCTCAATCAGTTGTACATAATGTGTATAGCGACACTACCGTAGCAAGCGATGTATACCATTCCTCTTCTTCTATGATGAACACACAATGGATCGATGTATCGTCCAAACGCACAGGCGGAGCTAATATTTACCGCGATATTCCTGTCAAAGCAGGGCAAACCTACTCTTATAACGGCTGGGTGCAGAGTAACAATGTAAAAGATGCTGTCGTGCAAGTCATTATTAATTATTATGATAAAAACAATAAATTAGTACGTTACAATAACATTTTGAATCTCAAGCAAAATTCGGACTGGCATACATATGGTGCTAACTTAAAAGCTCCAGCGAAAGCAGTCAAAGCCAGAGTTCATTTACAGATTGTTCTTCTCAAATCAAAGGGTACAGCACAAGCAGGATTTGCTGATCGTACATTTGAACAGACAACACAGGAGGATAACCGTTAA